The proteins below are encoded in one region of Oncorhynchus masou masou isolate Uvic2021 chromosome 15, UVic_Omas_1.1, whole genome shotgun sequence:
- the LOC135555715 gene encoding serine/threonine-protein kinase 17A-like has protein sequence MMNKNGMVTKIHTRIRTDPFTSNYELLGRELGRGKFAVVKKCIEKATGTEHAAKFLRKRRKGEDCRMDILNEIAVLESAKANPYVVALHEVYETNSEIILILECAAGGEIFNQCVAENDEAFTEKDVIRLARQILTGVACLHSNNVVHLDLKPQNILLTSAIPLGDIRIVDFGLSRSMDSVTEVREILGTPEYVAPEILNYEPISIATDMWSIGVLTYVMLTGESPFLGDNKQETFLNISQVNVDYSQDAFEGVSSLAIDFIKTLLLKNPRKRATAAECLNHPWLTGPTDLYTQLHASSLPSLDEPETSQSESEPESPAPSPELESMGSYLICPGQVDLKTGRNAFSFTSEPFPALPEIQQELIC, from the exons GGGAAAGTTTGCTGTGGTGAAGAAGTGCATTGAAAAGGCGACAGGGACTGAGCACGCTGCCAAGTTCTTGAGGAAGCGTCGGAAGGGCGAGGACTGCCGCATGGACATCCTCAACGAGATCGCTGTTCTGGAGTCAGCCAAGGCTAACCCTTATGTGGTGGCTCTGCATGAGGTCTACGAGACCAACTCTGAGATCATCCTCATCCTCGAGTG TGCTGCCGGTGGAGAGATCTTCAACCAGTGTGTTGCGGAGAACGATGAGGCCTTCACAGAGAAGGATGTGATCAGGTTGGCCAGACAGATCCTCACCGGCGTGGCCTGTCTGCACAGCAACAATGTGGTCCACTTGGACCTGAAG CCCCAGAACATCCTGCTGACCAGTGCCATCCCACTGGGTGATATCCGCATCGTGGACTTTGGCCTGTCCAGAAGCATGGACAGTGTGACAGAAGTCCGAGAGATCCTGGGCACCCCGGAGTATGTGG CTCCAGAGATCCTGAACTATGAACCCATCAGCATAGCGACAGACATGTG gTCCATAGGGGTCCTGACCTACGTCATGCTGACGGGCGAGTCTCCGTTCCTGGGGGACAACAAGCAGGAGACCTTCCTGAACATCTCCCAGGTCAATGTGGACTACTCCCAGGATGCCTTCGAGGGCGTCTCCTCCCTCGCCATTGACTTCATCAAGACCCTGCTGCTCAAAAACCCCAG GAAGAGAGCCACTGCAGCGGAGTGCCTTAACCACCCCTGGCTGACTGGACCAACTGACCTCTACACCCAGCTCCACGCCAGCTCTCTACCCTCATTGGACGAGCCTGAGACCAGCCAATCAGAGTCTGAGCCTGAGAGCCCGGCACCCTCCCCAGAGCTGGAGAGCATGGGTTCGTACCTGATATGCCCCGGTCAAGTAGACCTGAAGACAGGCCGCAATGCCTTTTCCTTCACTTCTGAGCCCTTCCCCGCACTGCCAGAGATCCAACAGGAGCTCATCTGCTGA